CCAGACCGAAGGTGTAGGCCACCCGCCCGGACACGATGCTTCCCGAACCGAAACTGCCGGGATAGTCGTGATACATCGCCCCCGCGAACACGCCGGTCCGGCTTCCGCGCAGCGCGATGGGGTCGAGTCCGGCGCTCTCTAGCGCCTCCCACGCGCCCTCCAGCAGCAACCGCTGCTGCGGATCGGTGCCCAGCGCCTCGCGGGGGGACATCCCGAAGAAGGCCGGATCGAACTCCCCCGCGTCGTGCAGGAACCCACCCTGCCGGGTGTAACTGGTCCCCGGACGGCCCGGCTCGGGGTGGTAGAGCTTCTCGATCTCCCAGTCCCGGTCGCCGGGGAACTCCGTGATCGCGTCGCCGCCGTCGGCCACCAGCCGCCACAGCTCCTCCGGAGAGGTCACCCCGCCCGGGAACCGGCAGGACATACCGATGACCGCGATCGGCTCGCGCGACTGGGCCACGAGTTTCCTGTTCTGCTCGCGCAGCCTTTCGCTCTCCTTGAGAGACGCGCGGAGTGCTTCGACGACCTTCGTGTCAGGACTCGTCATTGCGGCGTCATCCTCTTTCGTTGTCGTGCGTTCCCAGGGCCATGCTGATCAGGCTTTCGGTGTCCATCTCGTCGATGACCCCGTCAGCCGGCGGGTCATCCGCGTCGGGCTCGCGTTCGCGGCGGACTCCGGCGAGCTCGAACAGGCTGTCCAGGAGCCCCGCCTCGCGCAGCCGGGTCAGCGGAATGGACTGCAGGATCGCCCGGATCTCCGATGAGTCGTCGGAGGCGGGCACGGCGACGGCGAGTTCCTTGTCCAGCGCCGAGGCCAGGGCCCGGGGATTCGGGTGATCGAAGACGGCCGTGACGGGCAGTCTCAGCCCGGTGGTCGCGTTGACACGGTTGCGGAACTCCACTGCCGTCAACGAGTCGAAGCCGAGCTCGGTGAAGGCACGGTCAGGTTCGATGTGGGAGGCGTCCGCGTGGCCGAGTACCGCCGCGGCGGTGGCCCGCACCAGTTCCACCAGCTCCGCCGACCGCTTCTCCTCCGTGAGTCCGGCAAGACGGTCCCTCAGCGCCGCCGAGGCGTCCGTGCCGCTCGCCGTACGGCGGAGCGGGGTGCGCACGAGACCGCGCAACACCGGCGGCAGGTTGTCGCCGAGCGCGGCGAGCGCCGTGGCGTTCAGCGCGATCGGCACCACCGAGGGGTCGCCGGTCGCACAGGCCGCGTCGAACAGTTCCAGGCCCCGTTCCGGGGTGAGCGGCTCGATGCCCAGCCGCTCGATCCGGCGGGCGTCGGCACCGGCCAGCCCGCTCGCCATGCCCTCCCCCGCCCACACCCCCCACGCCAGTGAGAGCCCGGGAAGGCCGAGGCCCTGCCGGTGCCGGGCCAGCCCGTCGAGGAAGGCGTTGGCGGCGGCGTAGTTTCCCTGTCCGGGTGTGCCGAACAGGCCGGCGGCAGAGGAGAACAGCACGAAGGCGCCCAGGTCGAGATCCCTGGTCAGCTCGTGCAGGTTCAGCGCGGCATCGACCTTGGGACGCAGGACCGTGTCCATGAGCTCCGGCGTCAGGGACGGCAGCACGCCGTCGGCGAGCACCCCCGCCACGTGCACGACCCCGGTCAGGGGATGGTCACCGGAGATGCCGGCCAGCAGCCGCCTCGTCTCGTCCCTGTCGGCGAGGTCACAGGCGACGACCGCGACGTGCGCGCCGAGGCCGGTGAGATCGGCCACCAGCTCGGTGACGCCGGGTGCTCGATCGCCACCGCGACTGGCCAGCACCAGGTGCCTGACACCATGGCCGGTCACCAGGTGCCTGGCCACCAACCGGCCCAGCGTCCCGGTGCCACCGGAGACGAGCACGGTGCCGCGAGCGTCCCACCGCACGCCGGTGCCGGGGACGACCGCGACACCTCCCTCCGCATCGGGAGAACGGCCGATTCGCGACAACCGTGGCATCCAGACCTGGCCGGCCCGTACGGCGAGTTGGGGTTCGCCCGTCGCGACGGCCGCGACCACGGCGCGCTGGGACTCGGCGTCGTCGTCCAGGTCCACCAGCACGACGCGGCCGGGATTCTCCGACTGCGCGGAGCGGACCAACCCCCACACGGCCGCACCCGGCAGATCGGTGACCTCGGAGCCGCCCGCCTCGACCGCTCCCTGGGTGACGACGACGAGTCTGCCCGCCCGCTCGTCACGTATCCACTCCTGCAGGATCGCCAGGATCCGATGCGTCTCGGCCCGTACGGCGTCGGCGGTGTTCCCTCCGGGTCCGGAGCGGATGACGACGATGTCGTCCTCAGCGGCCATCGCCGGATCCTCCGCGGACTCGACCGCCACCTGACCGGCCGGCGCGTGGGTGAGCCCGCTGTCCGCCGGGCCGACGACCGTCCAGCGAGCCGTGGTGGCGACCGGTTCGGCCAGGCAGGGTACCCAGTCCAGCCGGAACAGCGACTCGTGCTCCGGGGCAGGCCGGTCGAGCGCGGCCGGTCTCAGCGCCAGTGCCGCCGAGGCCACCGGGGCGCCCGTGACGTCCCTCACCTCAACCGTCACCGCCTCCGCCTCCGCGCTCTCCGCCCGGATCACGACGCGCAGATCGGAGGCACCCGTGGCGTGCAGTTCCACATCGGACCAGCTGAACGGCAGCAGAACCTGTTCGCCTCCCAGACCACTCGCCGCGACCACGTGCAGGGCGGCGTCCAGCGCGGCCGGGTGCAATCCGAACCTGGCGGCCTCGGTCCTCGCCTGCTCGGCGAGTTCCGTCTCCGCGTACAGTTCCCCGTCCCTCCGCCACGCCCTGCGCAGCCCTCGGAAGGCAGGCCCGTAGCTCAGCCCGGCGTCGGCCAGCCGTTCGTAGAACCCCGCCAGCTCGATCGGCTCGGCATCCGGGGGCGGCCACGCTCCCGGAACGGCGGGCGGACGACGGGTCCCAGCCGTGAGCAGACCGGTCGCGTGGTGTGTCCAGAGCGTGTCGCCCAGCGCGCTGTCGTGGCGGGAGTGGACGTTGACGGTCCGCGAACCGTTCTCATCGGGGGCGCCGACGGCGAACTGGACGTCGACCGCCCCCCGTTCGGGGATGACGAGAGGCGCCTGGATCGTCAGCTCCGCCAGCCGGTCGAGGCCCACCCGGTCCCCCGCGTGGAAGGCCATCTCCACGTAGGCGGTCGCGGGCAGGATCATGGCTCCGCCAACAGTGTGATCGGCCACCCAGGGATGCGTCCGCCTGGACAGACGGGCGGTGAACAGCAGTCCTGCCGAGCCCGCCAATTCCACGACGCTCGCGAGCAGCGGGTGCCCCGAGGTGAAGGATCCGCTCGCCGTACTGCTGTCCAGCCAGTAGTGCTCGCGTTGGAAGGGGTAGGTGGGCAGGTCGATTCGTTGGGCGCCGGACCCGGTGAACATCGCCGGCCAGTCGACCGTGACGCCTCGGGTCCACGCCTGGCCCACCCCACGGACCGCCGCCTCGACCTCGTCGTGGTCCTTACGCGCCAACGGGACGAACACGGCGCTCTGGGTCTCCATCGCCGACAGCGCCGGACTCGGCCCGGCTTCGAGGAGGGTGGTGACGCCCTCGGCCTCCAGGGTCCGCACCGCGTCGCCGAACCGGACCGGCTCACGCACCTGCCGCACCCAGTACTCCGGCGACGCGATCTCCTCGGGGTCGGCGAGGTGACCGGTCAACGTCGACACCAGCGGGATCCGGGGGTGGTTCCACGACACCGACTCCAGGACCGTGCGGAACTCCTGCAGCATCGGGTCCATCCGCGCCGAGTGGAAGGCGTGCGAGACCCGCAACCGCTTGGCCCGGTATCTCCCGTCCAGTTGGTTCAGGAGCGCTTCGACCGCGTCCTCATCACCGGAGACCACCACCGAGGCCGGGCCGTTGACCGCCGCCAACCCCACCCGCCCGTTCAGATACGGGGCGATATCCGACTCCGAGGCCGCTACCGCCGCCATCGCCCCACCAGCGGCCAGGCCCTGCATCAACCGGCCGCGTGCCTCCACCACCCGGCAGGCGTCTTCCAGCGACCACACTCCTGCTACATGAGCAGCGGCGATCTCTCCTACGGAGTGACCTCCAACGAAGTCCGGGACCACTCCCCAGGACTCCAACAACCGGAAGAGGGCGACCTCGAACGCGAACAACCCCTGCTGGGTGTACATGGTCTGGTCGATCAGCTCCGAACCGCCGAACAGCACCTCCTTGACCGGTGCCGGGCAGGCCGCGTCGAACGCCTCCGCGAACACCGGGAACACCGCATACAACCCCGACCCCATCCCGGCCCGCTGCGCCCCCTGACCCGAGAACACCACCGCGTGGCGACCCCCGGCCACACCCTCCACCCCCGGAACAAACCCCGCCAGCTCACCACGACCCGGCCCACAGAACACCGCACGATGCTCCAAAACCGTCCGAGTCGCCGCCAGCGAATACCCCACATCCAGCGCATCCCCCGCCCACGACACCAACCGCGCGACCTGCGCCCGCAACCCCTCAGCGGACTTGGCCGACACCACCCACGGCACCACCGGCAACGCGCGTTCCACCACCCGCACGGCAGACTCCTCCACCACCCCCTCCACAATCACATGCGCGTTCGTCCCACTGATCCCGAACGACGACACCCCCGCCCGACGAGGCCGCTCCCCCAGCGGCCACGATCGGGACTCGCTCAACAGCTCCACCGCACCCGACGACCAGTCCACATGCGACGACGGCTCATCCACATGCAACGACCTCGGCATCACCCCATGCCGCATCGCCATCACCATCTTGATCACACCCGCCACCCCCGCAGCAGCCTGCGTATGACCCAGATTCGACTTCACCGACCCCAACCACAACGGAACCGACCTACCCTGCCCATACGTCGCCAACAACGCCTGCGCCTCGATCGGATCACCCAACGTCGTCCCCGTACCGTGCCCCTCCACCACATCCACCTGATCCGCCGACACCCGAGCATTCGCCAACGCCTGACGAATCACCCGCTGCTGCGCCGGACCATTGGGCGCCGTCAACCCATTCGACGCCCCATCCTGATTCACCGCACTACCACGAATCACCGCCAGCACCGGGTGCCCGTTACGACGAGCATCCGACAACCGCTCCAGTACCAGGACCCCGGCACCCTCCGCCCAGCCAGTACCGTCTGCCGACGAGGAGAACGCCTTGCACCGGCTGTCCCCGGCCAGTCCGCCCTGACGGCTGAACTCCACGAAGGTCTCCGGCGTCGCCATCACCGTCGCTCCACCGGCCAGGGCGAGCGAGCACTCCCCCTGGCGCAACGACTGGCCGGCGAGATGCAGCGCCACCAGGGAGGAGGAGCAGGCCGTGTCCACCGTCACCGCCGGGCCCTCCAGACCGAAGGTGTAGGCGATCCGCCCGGACGCGATGGCGCCGGTACTGCTGCTACCGATGTAGTCGTGATACATCAGGCCGGCGAACACCCCGGTCGAGCTGCCCCGCAGCAGAGCCGGGTCGATCCCCGCCCGCTCGAAGGCCTCCCACGCCGTCTCCAGCAGCAGCCGCTGCTGCGGATCGACGATCAGCGCCTCGCGCGGGCTGATCCCGAAGAACGCCGGGTCGAACTCCCCCGCCTCGTGCAGGAACCCGCCCTCCCGCACGTAGCTCGTCCCCGGCCGGCTCCGTTCCGGGTCGTACAGCTCCCCGAGGTTCCAGCCGCGATCGGTCGGGAATCCGGAGATCGCGTCCTCTCCCCGGTCGAGCAGCCGCCAGAGATCCTCGGGCGAGCGCACCCCGCCCGGATAGCGGCAGGCCATCCCCACGATCGCGATCGGCTCCTCCACCCCCACCGCGGAACTCGCGGAGAGGGTGACCTCCGGGGAAGGCGCGCCCAGGATCTGCTCACCCAGGAAGCGCGCCAGCGCGGCCGGAGTCGGATGGTCGAACACCAGGGTCGCGGGCAGCCGCAGGCCGGTGGCGATCCCCAGCTGGTTACGCAGTTCCACGGCGGTGAGTGAGTCGAAACCGAGGTCCTGGAACGCGCGGGCCTGGTCGATCTCACCGGGCGAGCCGTACCCGAGAACCGCCGCGACCTGGCCGACCACCAGATCACGCAACGTCTCCAGGCCCTTGTCCGCCGCCATCGCGCGTACCCGCTCGGCGAGACCACCGGCCGGAGAGCCGGAATCGGCGGACGGACGCGCCGGCCGCCACAGCCCGTGGAAGATCGACGGCAACGTACCGGCACCGCGCAGTGCCGAGGTGTCCAGCCGGACGGGGATCACCGTCGCCTCGTCCACTCCGATCGCGGTGTCGAAGAGCGCCAGCCCCTCCGCCTCGGACAGGGGGAGCACCCCGTTGCGGGAAATACGGGAGCGGTCCGCCCGGACCAGCGTCTCGGACATCCCCGCCTCCTGCGCCCACAGCCCCCACGCCAGCGAGAGCGCGGGCAACCCGTCGGCTCGCCGACGCGCGGCGACGGCATCGAGGCAGGCGTTCGCGGCGGCGTAGTTGCCCTGCCCCGCGTTGCCGAACACTCCGGCGATGGAGGAGAACAGCACGAACGCGGTCAGATCGAGATCCCTGGTCAGCTCGTGCAGGTTCAGCGCGGCGTCGACCTTCGGCCGGAACACCGTGTCCAGGCGTTCCTCCGTCAGCGAGGCGGTGATCCCGTCGTCCAGCACCCCGGCGACGTGCACCACGCCGATCAGCGGACGCTGCGCGGGAATCGCTTCGAGCAGGGCCGCCAGCGCGTCCCTGTCGGCCACGTCGCAGGCCTTCAGCTCGACGGTGGCCCCGAGACCGGTCAGCTCCGCGATCAGTCCGGTGTCGGTCGCGGACCGGCTGACCAGCAGGAGGTTCCGGACCCCGTGCTCGGTGACGAGATGTCTGGCGACCAGACCGCCGAGGAAGCCCGTGGCCCCCGTGACCAGGACGGTGCCGGCGCCCTCGAACGTGCTCGGCGAGGCGCCGTCCTCCGCCCGTGCCCTGGCCAGGCGCGGGGCGTGGAGCACCCCGCCGCGCACCGCCACCTGGGGTTCACCGGTGGCGAGCACCGAGGGGAGGAGGCGGGCGATGTCAGCGGTTTCCCGGTCGGTGTCGACCAGCACGATCCTGGACGGGTTCTCCACCTGCGCGGACCGCACGAGTCCCCACACCGTCGCGGCGGCCACGTCCACCCTCTCGTCACCGCTAACCGCCATCGCGCCCCGCGTGAGCATGACCAGCGTCGACGTGGCGGCGCGGTCGTCGGCGAGCCAGGACTGCAGTGCGGCCAGCGCCCGGTAGGCGGCGACCCGCACCGCCCGCGCGTCGTCACCGCCGTCGCACTCGACCACCACCGTGTCCGCCAGATCCTCGAAGGACACGGGGCCCCGCGCTTCGGGGGCCGTGGTGTCGAGTCGCTGCCAGGCCAGCCGGTAGAGCGAGCCGGACTGCCCGGAGACGGAACGGGCGTCGGGCAGCGGCCGGGTCACCAGCGCGTCCACCACGGCGACCGGCGCGCCCGCGCCGTCGGCGATCCGCATCGCCACCGCTCCGGTGGCCGCGTCCCGCACCAGGCGCACCCGCACCGTCGACGCGCCGCCGGCGTACAACGTGACGCCGGACCACGAGAACGGCAGCCAGGCCCCGCTCTCCTCATCCCGTACGGGGTCCTCGGCGATCCCCGCCATGCCCAGCACGTGCAGGCTCGCGTCGAAGAGCGCGGGGTGCAGCCCGAACCGCGCCGCGTCGACCGTCGCGACCTCGGGCAGGCTCACCTCGGCGAACACCTCGTCCCCGCTGCGCCAGGCCGCCCGCAACCCGGTGAAGACCGGCCCGTAGACAAGCCCGCTGTCGGCGAGCCGTTCGTAGACGCCGTCGAAGTCGATCGGCTCGGCACCGGCGGGCGGCCAGCTGCGCAGGTCGAAGGAGGGCGGCCGGATCACCGTGCCGAGCAGGCCGGTGGCATGCCGGGTCCAGGGGGAGTCCGGCCCGAGGCGCTCGGCCCTGCTGTGCACGGACAGTGCTCTCCTGCCCGTCCCGTCAGGTTCGCCGACCGTCACCTGAACCGTCACGCCGCCCTGCTCGGGAAGCACCAGCGGACTCTCCAGCGTGAGCTCCTCCAGGTTCGAACAGCCCACCTGGTCGCCCGCCCGCACGGCCAGCTCGACGAAGCCGGTGCCGGGGAAGATCACCGCCCCCATCACCCGGTGGTCGGCCAACCAGGGCTGCGTCTCCACCGACAACCGCCCCGTCAACACCACCCCCTGCGAATCAGCCAACACCACCGCCGCCGCCAACAAAGGATGACCAGCCGCACTCAACCCCAACAACCCCACATCACCCGAAACAACAGACCCCTCCAACCAATAACGCCTCCGCTGGAAGGAGTAAGTCGGCAGATCAACCCGCCGAGCACCCGACCCGGCGAACATCACCGGCCAATCGACCGTGACGCCCCGGGCCCACGCCTGACCCACCCCACGGACCGCCGCCTCGACCTCGTCGTGATCCTTACGCGCCAGGGAGACGAACACGGCGCTCTGGGTCTCCATCGCCGACAGCGCCGGGCTCGGCCCGGCCTCGATGAACGTGGTGACGCCCTCGGCCTCCAGGGTCCGCACCGCATCCCCGAACCGGACCGGCTCACGCACCTGCCGCACCCAGTACTCCGGCGACGCAACCTCGCCGGGGTCGGCGAGCGCACCGGTCAACGTCGACACCAGCGGAATGCGCGGGCGGTTCCACACCACCGACTCCAGGACCGTGCGGAACTCCGCCAGCATCGGATCCATCCGTGCCGAGTGGAAGGCGTGCGAGACCCGCAGCCGCTTGGCCCGGTATGCCCCGTCCAGTTGGTTCAGCAGTGCCTCGACCGCGTCCTCATCGCCGGAGACCACCACCGAGGCCGGGCCGTTGACCGCCGCCAGGCCGACCCGATCGTTCAGATACGGAGCGATGTCCGACTCCGAGGTGGCTATCGCGGCCATCGCCCCACCTGAGGCCAGGCTTTGCATCAACCGGCCACGCGCCTCCACCACCCGGCAGGCATCCTCCAACGACCACACTCCTGCTACATGAGCAGCCGCGATCTCCCCCACGGAGTGACCTCCGACAAAGTCCGGGGTCACCCCCCACGACTCCAACAACCGGAACAGGGCCACCTCGAACGCGAACAACCCCTGCTGGGCGTACACCGTCTGGTCGATCAGGTCCGAACCGCCGAACAGCACCTCCCTCACCGAAGAGGCGCAGGCCGCGTCGAAGGCCTCCGCGAACACCGGGAACACCGCATACAACCCCGACCCCATCCCGGCCCGCTGCGCCCCCTGACCCGAGAACAGCACCGCGCACAACCCACCCGCGACCGGTCCCTGGTCCGTGCCCCCCGCGGCCACCGCGTCCAGACCGGCGGTCGCCGCGGCCTCGTCCCGGGCCACCAGCACGGCCCGGTTCTCGAAAGCGGTCCGGGTCGTCGCCAGCGAGTATCCGACGTCCACGAGGTCGGCCCCTGCCGCCAGCAGCGAGGAGATGCCCGCCGCCTGGGCCCGCAGCGCCTCCGGCCCGCGCCCCGACAGCGGCACGACCACGCCGCCCGCCGGCCGTCGCCGCGCCCCGGGGGCCTCTGGACCGGAGGT
This region of Streptosporangium sp. NBC_01495 genomic DNA includes:
- a CDS encoding type I polyketide synthase encodes the protein MANEDKLLDYLKRVTADLHQARERLRQVDRGEQEPIAIVSIGCRYPGGVRSPEDLWRLVDEGRDAVGRFPADRGWALGDVIGDEYAHEGGFVHDAPDFDARFFGISPREAVTMDPQQRLVLEVCWEALERAGLVPESLRGTSLGVFVGSGGQDYSTLLAAAPETAAAYLSTASSGGVISGRVSYTFGFEGPAVTVDTACSSSLVALHVACQSLRQGECSMALAGGVNVMSTPAPFLAFSKQSGLAVDGRCKAFSDSADGTGWAEGAGMVLLERLSDARRNGHQVLAVIRGSAVNQDGASNGLTAPNGLSQQRVIWQALANAGVTADQVDVVEGHGTGTTLGDPIEAQALLATYGQGRTAPLWLGSVKSNIGHAQAAAGISGVIKMVQALRHASLPKTLHVTEPSSHVDWSAGSVRLLTEASPWPRLDRPRRAGVSSFGVSGTNAHVILEEATPVEDGTSGPEAPGARRRPAGGVVVPLSGRGPEALRAQAAGISSLLAAGADLVDVGYSLATTRTAFENRAVLVARDEAAATAGLDAVAAGGTDQGPVAGGLCAVLFSGQGAQRAGMGSGLYAVFPVFAEAFDAACASSVREVLFGGSDLIDQTVYAQQGLFAFEVALFRLLESWGVTPDFVGGHSVGEIAAAHVAGVWSLEDACRVVEARGRLMQSLASGGAMAAIATSESDIAPYLNDRVGLAAVNGPASVVVSGDEDAVEALLNQLDGAYRAKRLRVSHAFHSARMDPMLAEFRTVLESVVWNRPRIPLVSTLTGALADPGEVASPEYWVRQVREPVRFGDAVRTLEAEGVTTFIEAGPSPALSAMETQSAVFVSLARKDHDEVEAAVRGVGQAWARGVTVDWPVMFAGSGARRVDLPTYSFQRRRYWLEGSVVSGDVGLLGLSAAGHPLLAAAVVLADSQGVVLTGRLSVETQPWLADHRVMGAVIFPGTGFVELAVRAGDQVGCSNLEELTLESPLVLPEQGGVTVQVTVGEPDGTGRRALSVHSRAERLGPDSPWTRHATGLLGTVIRPPSFDLRSWPPAGAEPIDFDGVYERLADSGLVYGPVFTGLRAAWRSGDEVFAEVSLPEVATVDAARFGLHPALFDASLHVLGMAGIAEDPVRDEESGAWLPFSWSGVTLYAGGASTVRVRLVRDAATGAVAMRIADGAGAPVAVVDALVTRPLPDARSVSGQSGSLYRLAWQRLDTTAPEARGPVSFEDLADTVVVECDGGDDARAVRVAAYRALAALQSWLADDRAATSTLVMLTRGAMAVSGDERVDVAAATVWGLVRSAQVENPSRIVLVDTDRETADIARLLPSVLATGEPQVAVRGGVLHAPRLARARAEDGASPSTFEGAGTVLVTGATGFLGGLVARHLVTEHGVRNLLLVSRSATDTGLIAELTGLGATVELKACDVADRDALAALLEAIPAQRPLIGVVHVAGVLDDGITASLTEERLDTVFRPKVDAALNLHELTRDLDLTAFVLFSSIAGVFGNAGQGNYAAANACLDAVAARRRADGLPALSLAWGLWAQEAGMSETLVRADRSRISRNGVLPLSEAEGLALFDTAIGVDEATVIPVRLDTSALRGAGTLPSIFHGLWRPARPSADSGSPAGGLAERVRAMAADKGLETLRDLVVGQVAAVLGYGSPGEIDQARAFQDLGFDSLTAVELRNQLGIATGLRLPATLVFDHPTPAALARFLGEQILGAPSPEVTLSASSAVGVEEPIAIVGMACRYPGGVRSPEDLWRLLDRGEDAISGFPTDRGWNLGELYDPERSRPGTSYVREGGFLHEAGEFDPAFFGISPREALIVDPQQRLLLETAWEAFERAGIDPALLRGSSTGVFAGLMYHDYIGSSSTGAIASGRIAYTFGLEGPAVTVDTACSSSLVALHLAGQSLRQGECSLALAGGATVMATPETFVEFSRQGGLAGDSRCKAFSSSADGTGWAEGAGVLVLERLSDARRNGHPVLAVIRGSAVNQDGASNGLTAPNGPAQQRVIRQALANARVSADQVDVVEGHGTGTTLGDPIEAQALLATYGQGRSVPLWLGSVKSNLGHTQAAAGVAGVIKMVMAMRHGVMPRSLHVDEPSSHVDWSSGAVELLSESRSWPLGERPRRAGVSSFGISGTNAHVIVEGVVEESAVRVVERALPVVPWVVSAKSAEGLRAQVARLVSWAGDALDVGYSLAATRTVLEHRAVFCGPGRGELAGFVPGVEGVAGGRHAVVFSGQGAQRAGMGSGLYAVFPVFAEAFDAACPAPVKEVLFGGSELIDQTMYTQQGLFAFEVALFRLLESWGVVPDFVGGHSVGEIAAAHVAGVWSLEDACRVVEARGRLMQGLAAGGAMAAVAASESDIAPYLNGRVGLAAVNGPASVVVSGDEDAVEALLNQLDGRYRAKRLRVSHAFHSARMDPMLQEFRTVLESVSWNHPRIPLVSTLTGHLADPEEIASPEYWVRQVREPVRFGDAVRTLEAEGVTTLLEAGPSPALSAMETQSAVFVPLARKDHDEVEAAVRGVGQAWTRGVTVDWPAMFTGSGAQRIDLPTYPFQREHYWLDSSTASGSFTSGHPLLASVVELAGSAGLLFTARLSRRTHPWVADHTVGGAMILPATAYVEMAFHAGDRVGLDRLAELTIQAPLVIPERGAVDVQFAVGAPDENGSRTVNVHSRHDSALGDTLWTHHATGLLTAGTRRPPAVPGAWPPPDAEPIELAGFYERLADAGLSYGPAFRGLRRAWRRDGELYAETELAEQARTEAARFGLHPAALDAALHVVAASGLGGEQVLLPFSWSDVELHATGASDLRVVIRAESAEAEAVTVEVRDVTGAPVASAALALRPAALDRPAPEHESLFRLDWVPCLAEPVATTARWTVVGPADSGLTHAPAGQVAVESAEDPAMAAEDDIVVIRSGPGGNTADAVRAETHRILAILQEWIRDERAGRLVVVTQGAVEAGGSEVTDLPGAAVWGLVRSAQSENPGRVVLVDLDDDAESQRAVVAAVATGEPQLAVRAGQVWMPRLSRIGRSPDAEGGVAVVPGTGVRWDARGTVLVSGGTGTLGRLVARHLVTGHGVRHLVLASRGGDRAPGVTELVADLTGLGAHVAVVACDLADRDETRRLLAGISGDHPLTGVVHVAGVLADGVLPSLTPELMDTVLRPKVDAALNLHELTRDLDLGAFVLFSSAAGLFGTPGQGNYAAANAFLDGLARHRQGLGLPGLSLAWGVWAGEGMASGLAGADARRIERLGIEPLTPERGLELFDAACATGDPSVVPIALNATALAALGDNLPPVLRGLVRTPLRRTASGTDASAALRDRLAGLTEEKRSAELVELVRATAAAVLGHADASHIEPDRAFTELGFDSLTAVEFRNRVNATTGLRLPVTAVFDHPNPRALASALDKELAVAVPASDDSSEIRAILQSIPLTRLREAGLLDSLFELAGVRREREPDADDPPADGVIDEMDTESLISMALGTHDNERG